Proteins encoded in a region of the Dreissena polymorpha isolate Duluth1 chromosome 6, UMN_Dpol_1.0, whole genome shotgun sequence genome:
- the LOC127834714 gene encoding uncharacterized protein LOC127834714: MENVRNQNKNRGSDGPENESIQDVKFTRHDTTQKEMEQEKLNIREENTDLICEIADLCKRPDRTGPEVILLLGSVGVGKSAIVNTIIKAMTGKHYHKAKTGRGNTASKTLAFEWFGNCGIEKYELQGLQKEAFSDCLNMLPNIFDVPGMGDHYLRENIELLEAVIEGYIPPGTSVKSLQKLQKDYGVGCLKKIYPNSSKEWAVTRVVFVASADQSLPTALADIVRRLLDPHDQATGHFKSNIDLFVVITKCDLVEGFNTSGTTGANMIKQDTFKKMENEVADVFSIGGAMEQNSIRWQSYVDGRCLDDTYIDNIALKFVRQMMLPRRKRHQVETDKSALLTPQQRFLLKLTYVVNGMDPCQKFALVAVIMLSLFVYFVIA; the protein is encoded by the exons AAAATAGAGGCAGTGATGGGCCGGAAAACGAATCTATACAGGATGTGAAGTTCACCAGACATG ACACAACACAAAAGGAAATGGAACAAGAGAAGTTAAACATACGAGAAGAAAATACTGATCTGATCTGTGAAATTGCAGACTTATGTAAACG ACCGGACAGAACAGGTCCAGAGGTTATTCTGCTTCTTGGAAGCGTCGGTGTAGGAAAAAGTGCAATCGTAAACACCATCATCAAAGCAATGACGGGAAAACATTACCACAAAGCTAAAACTGGTCGCGGGAATACGGCATCAAAAACGCTTGCATTTGAATG GTTTGGAAACTGTGGAATTGAGAAGTATGAGCTGCAAGGTTTACAAAAAGAAGCATTTTCGGATTGTCTGAACATGTTGCCTAACATATTTGACGTACCAGGGATGGGCGATCACTACTTAAGAGAGAATATCGAGTTACTCGAGGCAGTTATTGAAG GTTACATTCCTCCTGGAACATCGGTTAAGTCCTTACAAAAGTTGCAGAAAGATTACGGTGTAGGTTGTCTAAAGAAAATTTACCCGAATAGTAGCAAGGAATGGGCGGTAACACGAGTTGTGTTTGTTGCAAGTGCCGATCAATCTCTTCCGACTGCATTAGCCGATATCGTCCGCCGTTTACTAGATCCTCACGACCAGGCAACAGGACATTTCAAAT CAAATATTGACCTGTTCGTAGTTATCACAAAGTGTGATCTGGTGGAAGGGTTCAATACTTCTGGCACAACAGGAGCGAACATGATTAAACAGGACACGTTTAAGAAGATGGAGAATGAAGTTGCCGATGTGTTTAGTATAGGCGGTGCTATGGAACAAAACAGCATTCGATGGCAGAGCTATGTGGACGGCCGATGTTTGGATGATACGTACATCGACAACATAGCTCTCAAGTTCGTGAGGCAGATGATGTTACCGAGACGTAAGAGACATCAGGTGGAGACTGATAAATCGGCTTTGCTTACACCACAACAGAGGTTTTTATTAAAACTGACATATGTGGTAAATGGGATGGATCCGTGTCAGAAATTTGCACTTGTGGCCGTTATTATGTtgtctttgtttgtttattttgtcatcGCCTAA